In the Hemitrygon akajei chromosome 7, sHemAka1.3, whole genome shotgun sequence genome, one interval contains:
- the LOC140729923 gene encoding T-cell-specific guanine nucleotide triphosphate-binding protein 2-like gives MAGVLSNLYYSAKDVKDLAAAYQRKGEKGFQLAIKRKFKQFENVQIRIAVMGESGSGKSTLINALLELDENKKGAAGTGSTETTKEITAYTHPTLPNVQYYDFPGLNTPSFRRKKFMKKTTFSQYDLGIIVTAARFTENDKLLAEALKKAGKPFYLVRSKIDDTIRAESRKNGYNQMDMFQKVRAYCVSSLQAAGIEKPTVYLYSAFDLEQFDFPKLREVVVSNLLETQKTLFITALPNTSEAAIEWKRVSLRPFIQMLSAVSGGIGAVPIPGLSLACDLALIVSGILFIRKNLGLDEASLRNLAERVGISVADLQRGSNDVWVFGEITREQVVLLMQRSIVAMTLTIADPLLKFVPILGSIFGATSSFAVTLMMLNSSLDTMVETAKIVLQNAKTATSSKGIGN, from the coding sequence ATGGCTGGTGTTCTATCCAACCTGTATTACAGCGCCAAGGACGTGAAGGATCTGGCGGCTGCCTATCAAAGAAAGGGAGAGAAGGGTTTTCAATTGGCCATcaagagaaaattcaagcagtttgAAAATGTACAGATCCGGATTGCGGTGATGGGTGAGTCAGGGTCGGGCAAATCGACCCTGATCAATGCCCTGCTTGAGTTGGATGAGAATAAGAAAGGGGCTGCCGGAACTGGCAGCACAGAGACCACCAAAGAAATAACAGcttacacccaccccacccttcctAACGTTCAGTACTATGACTTCCCCGGGTTGAACACACCAAGCTTTCGGAGGAAAAAATTCATGAAGAAAACCACCTTTTCCCAGTATGATTTGGGCATCATTGTCACTGCTGCTCGGTTCACGGAGAATGACAAGTTACTGGCTGAAGCACTGAAGAAGGCGGGCAAACCTTTCTACCTGGTGCGCTCTAAGATCGACGACACTATCAGAGCAGAAAGCCGCAAGAACGGTTACAACCAGATGGATATGTTCCAGAAAGTGAGGGCATATTGCGTCTCCTCACTGCAGGCAGCAGGGATAGAGAAACCTACCGTTTATCTCTATTCCGCATTTGACCTTGAGCAGTTTGATTTTCCTAAATTAAGGGAGGTTGTGGTATCCAATCTCTTGGAGACACAGAAGACTCTATTCATCACAGCACTCCCCAACACATCTGAAGCTGCTATAGAGTGGAAGCGTGTGTCTCTGCGGCCTTTCATCCAGATGTTGTCAGCCGTATCGGGGGGTATCGGTGCGGTTCCCATTCCGGGTTTGTCTCTTGCCTGTGATCTGGCGCTCATTGTCTCTGGTATCCTGTTCATACGGAAGAACCTTGGTCTGGATGAAGCATCCCTCCGCAATCTGGCCGAGAGAGTGGGGATCAGTGTAGCGGATCTGCAGAGAGGTAGCAATGATGTCTGGGTGTTCGGGGAGATCACACGTGAGCAGGTAGTGCTGTTGATGCAGAGAAGCATCGTGGCAATGACGCTGACAATCGCTGACCCCTTGCTCAAATTTGTCCCCATTTTGGGCTCTATCTTTGGGGCAACATCGTCCTTTGCGGTGACACTCATGATGCTGAACAGTTCACTGGATACAATGGTGGAGACAGCTAAAATTGTCCTGCAAAATGCCAAGACAGCCACTTCCTCTAAAGGCATTGGTAATTGA